From a single Deinococcus radiotolerans genomic region:
- the pheS gene encoding phenylalanine--tRNA ligase subunit alpha, with amino-acid sequence MQHEAIPEIQAATTLEALQTVKTKYVGKSGLVTRELGTLGKLPPEERKSRGAEINAVRQAIQDALDTREATLKREALDAQLQSEAIDVTLPGLPLPAGGLHPINRVYDDLTGIYERLGYTVVEGPEVEDEHHNFEALNVPWYHPARDLQDTFWLEDGRLLRTHTSPMQIRYMVDHEPDLKIVVRGKVYRYEATDATHESMFHQLEGLVVGDHISMADLKGTIAEMARGLYGPGAKVRFQPSYYPFVEPGADFAVYWDNPRGESKWLELGGCGMVHPNVFKAVDDLREAQGKPRVYEGKTGFAFGLGPERIAMLKYKIPDIRYFYANDPRVIGQFRGDLE; translated from the coding sequence ATGCAGCACGAAGCCATCCCCGAAATCCAGGCGGCCACCACCCTTGAAGCGCTCCAGACCGTCAAAACCAAGTACGTCGGCAAGAGCGGCCTCGTCACCCGCGAACTCGGCACGCTGGGCAAACTTCCCCCCGAGGAACGGAAGTCGCGCGGCGCCGAGATCAACGCCGTCCGTCAGGCCATCCAGGACGCCCTCGACACCCGCGAAGCCACCCTGAAACGCGAAGCCCTCGACGCCCAGCTGCAAAGCGAGGCCATCGACGTCACCCTCCCCGGCCTCCCGCTCCCGGCGGGCGGCCTGCACCCCATCAACCGCGTCTACGACGACCTCACCGGCATCTACGAACGCCTCGGGTACACCGTCGTCGAGGGCCCCGAAGTCGAGGACGAACACCACAACTTCGAAGCCCTGAACGTCCCCTGGTACCACCCCGCCCGCGACCTCCAGGACACCTTCTGGCTTGAGGACGGCCGCCTGCTGCGCACCCACACCAGCCCCATGCAGATCCGCTACATGGTCGACCACGAACCCGACCTCAAGATCGTCGTGCGCGGCAAGGTCTACCGCTACGAAGCCACTGACGCCACCCACGAAAGTATGTTCCACCAGCTCGAAGGCCTCGTCGTCGGCGACCACATCAGCATGGCCGACCTGAAAGGCACCATCGCCGAAATGGCCCGCGGCCTCTACGGCCCCGGCGCCAAGGTCCGCTTCCAGCCCAGCTACTACCCCTTCGTGGAGCCCGGCGCGGACTTCGCCGTGTACTGGGACAACCCCCGCGGCGAGAGCAAATGGCTCGAACTCGGCGGGTGCGGCATGGTCCACCCCAACGTCTTCAAAGCCGTCGACGACCTCCGCGAAGCGCAGGGCAAACCCCGCGTGTACGAGGGCAAGACCGGCTTCGCGTTCGGCCTCGGCCCGGAACGCATCGCCATGCTCAAGTACAAGATCCCCGACATCCGCTACTTCTACGCCAACGACCCCCGCGTCATCGGGCAGTTCCGGGGAGACTTGGAGTGA